A portion of the Salmo trutta chromosome 1, fSalTru1.1, whole genome shotgun sequence genome contains these proteins:
- the LOC115192381 gene encoding neurofilament heavy polypeptide isoform X2, which produces MSNKVNYLPPADAPQEETSQPSPVAATLEDAITNNVEDPSQPRANVDPEIQDSAREDRNELPPGAKDVELKSKKEEAKRPSTTPEPTKQPSPAAVKATEDAVIKEARDSTGEDPNQLHADIDTGVQDSTREDKNKPPADPWDLKLQSKTTETSKPTIPEETSQPSPAAATLEDAITNNVEDPSQPHANVDPEIQDSAREDRNELPPGAKDVELKSKKEEAKRPSTTPEPTKQPSPAAVKATEDAVIKEARDSTGEDPNQLHADIDTGVQDSTREDKNKPPADPWDLKLQSKTTETSKPTIPEETSQPSPAAATLEDAITNNVEDPSQPHANVDPEIQDSAREDRNELPPGAKDVELKSKKEEAKRPSTTPEPTKQPSPAAVKATEDAVIKEARDSTGEDPNQLHADIDTGVQDSTREDKNKPPADPWDLKLQSKTTETSKPTIPEETSQPSPAAATLEDATNEATDETTNDDTVFHNLTRADGNHPPAPKNVEHESKTKEKNRTTAPEITNQPRPSAAQTPADAVNDADKCRPGPKNYVITRQPKQDYQTRSTMDKFFPVMTGNTLGSHKELINRLAAKRHLTEVTSPEESDVILAFCPIVSRAGTDVEAALQQIPAGKPVILVVLHHTFDPDYTVPDSSRLVTRGDVILTVDCLFHESKGLLECPRNEAVFKDILKNLDIRPETKKEAEANRAQKRQTVQPMEISCCDCFLNPSVRPEDQNTPLIRDAI; this is translated from the exons ATGCTATCACCAACAATGTCGAAGATCCAAGCCAACCTCGTGCAAATGTAGACCCTGAAATTCAGGACAGTGCAAGAGAAGACAGAAATGAACTTCCCCCAGGGGCCAAGGATGTTGAACTTAAAAGCAAAAAAGAAGAG GCAAAAAGGCCTAGTACTACTCCAGAACCAACCAAACAGCCCTCTCCAGCTGCTGTTAAAGCAACTGAAG ATGCTGTCATCAAGGAGGCCAGAGACTCAACAGGTGAAGATCCAAACCAGCTTCATGCAGATATAGACACTGGAGTTCAAGATAGTACAAGAGAAGACAAAAACAAACCTCCTGCAGACCCCTGGGATTTAAAACTCCAAAGCAAAACTACAGAG ACAAGTAAGCCCACTATTCCAGAAGAGACTAGTCAGCCCTCCCCAGCTGCTGCAACACTTGAAG ATGCTATCACCAACAATGTCGAAGATCCAAGCCAACCTCATGCAAATGTAGACCCTGAAATTCAGGACAGTGCAAGAGAAGACAGAAATGAACTTCCCCCAGGGGCCAAGGATGTTGAACTTAAAAGCAAAAAAGAAGAG GCAAAAAGGCCTAGTACTACTCCAGAACCAACCAAACAGCCCTCTCCAGCTGCTGTTAAAGCAACTGAAG ATGCTGTCATCAAGGAGGCCAGAGACTCAACAGGTGAAGATCCAAACCAGCTTCATGCAGATATAGACACTGGAGTTCAAGATAGTACAAGAGAAGACAAAAACAAACCTCCTGCAGACCCCTGGGATTTAAAACTCCAAAGCAAAACTACAGAG ACAAGTAAGCCCACTATTCCAGAAGAGACTAGTCAGCCCTCCCCAGCTGCTGCAACACTTGAAG ATGCTATCACCAACAATGTCGAAGATCCAAGCCAACCTCATGCAAATGTAGACCCTGAAATTCAGGACAGTGCAAGAGAAGACAGAAATGAACTTCCCCCAGGGGCCAAGGATGTTGAACTTAAAAGCAAAAAAGAAGAG GCAAAAAGGCCTAGTACTACTCCAGAACCAACCAAACAGCCCTCTCCAGCTGCTGTTAAAGCAACTGAAG ATGCTGTCATCAAGGAGGCCAGAGACTCAACAGGTGAAGATCCAAACCAGCTTCATGCAGATATAGACACTGGAGTTCAAGATAGTACAAGAGAAGACAAAAACAAACCTCCTGCAGACCCCTGGGATTTAAAACTCCAAAGCAAAACTACAGAG ACAAGTAAGCCCACTATTCCAGAAGAGACTAGTCAGCCCTCCCCAGCTGCTGCAACACTTGAAG ATGCGACTAATGAGGCTACTGATGAGACTACTAACGACGACACTGTATTTCACAACCTTACAAGAGCAGATGGAAACCATCCCCCAGCCCCCAAGAATGTTGAACATGAAAGCAAAACTAAAGAG AAAAATAGGACTACTGCTCCAGAGATAACCAACCAGCCCCGCCCATCTGCAGCACAAACACCTGCAG ATGCTGTTAACGATGCTGACAAATGTCGTCCAGGTCCCAAAAACTATGTGATTACAAGACAACCTAAACAG GACTATCAAACAA GATCGACGATGGACAAATTCTTCCCTGTTATGACTGGGAATACTCTGGGGTCTCATAAGGAATTAATTAATCGTCTCGCTGCCAAAAGACATTTAACTGAAGTGACGTCACCAGAGGAGAGTGATGTCATCCTGGCTTTCTGTCCCATCGTCTCTCGTGCTGGGACTGATGTTGAAGCAGCACTGCAGCAGATTCCAG CTGGTAAACCTGTCATTCTGGTAGTGCTGCATCACACCTTCGATCCAGACTACACTGTACCTGACAGTAGCAGACTAGTGACCAGAGGTGATGTAATACTCACAGTGGACTGTCTCTTCCATGAGAGCAAAGGACTACTGGAGTGTCCTCGCAATGAAGCAGTGTTCAAAGACATTTTGAAGAATCTTGACATACGTCCTGAG ACTAAAAAGGAAGCAGAAGCCAATAGGGCTCAGAAGAGGCAAACTGTACAGCCAATG GAGATAAGCTGTTGCGACTGTTTCCTCAACCCAAGTGTACGTCCAGAGGACCAGAACACTCCCCTTATCCGAGATGCAATTTAA
- the LOC115192381 gene encoding neurofilament heavy polypeptide isoform X1 — protein sequence MSNKVNYLPPADAPQEETSQPSPVAATLEDAITNNVEDPSQPRANVDPEIQDSAREDRNELPPGAKDVELKSKKEEAKRPSTTPEPTKQPSPAAVKATEDAVIKEARDSTGEDPNQLHADIDTGVQDSTREDKNKPPADPWDLKLQSKTTETSKPTIPEETSQPSPAAATLEDAITNNVEDPSQPHANVDPEIQDSAREDRNELPPGAKDVELKSKKEEAKRPSTTPEPTKQPSPAAVKATEDAVIKEARDSTGEDPNQLHADIDTGVQDSTREDKNKPPADPWDLKLQSKTTETSKPTIPEETSQPSPAAATLEDAITNNVEDPSQPHANVDPEIQDSAREDRNELPPGAKDVELKSKKEEAKRPSTTPEPTKQPSPAAVKATEDAVIKEARDSTGEDPNQLHADIDTGVQDSTREDKNKPPADPWDLKLQSKTTETSKPTIPEETSQPSPAAATLEDATNEATDETTNDDTVFHNLTRADGNHPPAPKNVEHESKTKEKNRTTAPEITNQPRPSAAQTPADAVNDADKCRPGPKNYVITRQPKQQDYQTRSTMDKFFPVMTGNTLGSHKELINRLAAKRHLTEVTSPEESDVILAFCPIVSRAGTDVEAALQQIPAGKPVILVVLHHTFDPDYTVPDSSRLVTRGDVILTVDCLFHESKGLLECPRNEAVFKDILKNLDIRPETKKEAEANRAQKRQTVQPMEISCCDCFLNPSVRPEDQNTPLIRDAI from the exons ATGCTATCACCAACAATGTCGAAGATCCAAGCCAACCTCGTGCAAATGTAGACCCTGAAATTCAGGACAGTGCAAGAGAAGACAGAAATGAACTTCCCCCAGGGGCCAAGGATGTTGAACTTAAAAGCAAAAAAGAAGAG GCAAAAAGGCCTAGTACTACTCCAGAACCAACCAAACAGCCCTCTCCAGCTGCTGTTAAAGCAACTGAAG ATGCTGTCATCAAGGAGGCCAGAGACTCAACAGGTGAAGATCCAAACCAGCTTCATGCAGATATAGACACTGGAGTTCAAGATAGTACAAGAGAAGACAAAAACAAACCTCCTGCAGACCCCTGGGATTTAAAACTCCAAAGCAAAACTACAGAG ACAAGTAAGCCCACTATTCCAGAAGAGACTAGTCAGCCCTCCCCAGCTGCTGCAACACTTGAAG ATGCTATCACCAACAATGTCGAAGATCCAAGCCAACCTCATGCAAATGTAGACCCTGAAATTCAGGACAGTGCAAGAGAAGACAGAAATGAACTTCCCCCAGGGGCCAAGGATGTTGAACTTAAAAGCAAAAAAGAAGAG GCAAAAAGGCCTAGTACTACTCCAGAACCAACCAAACAGCCCTCTCCAGCTGCTGTTAAAGCAACTGAAG ATGCTGTCATCAAGGAGGCCAGAGACTCAACAGGTGAAGATCCAAACCAGCTTCATGCAGATATAGACACTGGAGTTCAAGATAGTACAAGAGAAGACAAAAACAAACCTCCTGCAGACCCCTGGGATTTAAAACTCCAAAGCAAAACTACAGAG ACAAGTAAGCCCACTATTCCAGAAGAGACTAGTCAGCCCTCCCCAGCTGCTGCAACACTTGAAG ATGCTATCACCAACAATGTCGAAGATCCAAGCCAACCTCATGCAAATGTAGACCCTGAAATTCAGGACAGTGCAAGAGAAGACAGAAATGAACTTCCCCCAGGGGCCAAGGATGTTGAACTTAAAAGCAAAAAAGAAGAG GCAAAAAGGCCTAGTACTACTCCAGAACCAACCAAACAGCCCTCTCCAGCTGCTGTTAAAGCAACTGAAG ATGCTGTCATCAAGGAGGCCAGAGACTCAACAGGTGAAGATCCAAACCAGCTTCATGCAGATATAGACACTGGAGTTCAAGATAGTACAAGAGAAGACAAAAACAAACCTCCTGCAGACCCCTGGGATTTAAAACTCCAAAGCAAAACTACAGAG ACAAGTAAGCCCACTATTCCAGAAGAGACTAGTCAGCCCTCCCCAGCTGCTGCAACACTTGAAG ATGCGACTAATGAGGCTACTGATGAGACTACTAACGACGACACTGTATTTCACAACCTTACAAGAGCAGATGGAAACCATCCCCCAGCCCCCAAGAATGTTGAACATGAAAGCAAAACTAAAGAG AAAAATAGGACTACTGCTCCAGAGATAACCAACCAGCCCCGCCCATCTGCAGCACAAACACCTGCAG ATGCTGTTAACGATGCTGACAAATGTCGTCCAGGTCCCAAAAACTATGTGATTACAAGACAACCTAAACAG CAGGACTATCAAACAA GATCGACGATGGACAAATTCTTCCCTGTTATGACTGGGAATACTCTGGGGTCTCATAAGGAATTAATTAATCGTCTCGCTGCCAAAAGACATTTAACTGAAGTGACGTCACCAGAGGAGAGTGATGTCATCCTGGCTTTCTGTCCCATCGTCTCTCGTGCTGGGACTGATGTTGAAGCAGCACTGCAGCAGATTCCAG CTGGTAAACCTGTCATTCTGGTAGTGCTGCATCACACCTTCGATCCAGACTACACTGTACCTGACAGTAGCAGACTAGTGACCAGAGGTGATGTAATACTCACAGTGGACTGTCTCTTCCATGAGAGCAAAGGACTACTGGAGTGTCCTCGCAATGAAGCAGTGTTCAAAGACATTTTGAAGAATCTTGACATACGTCCTGAG ACTAAAAAGGAAGCAGAAGCCAATAGGGCTCAGAAGAGGCAAACTGTACAGCCAATG GAGATAAGCTGTTGCGACTGTTTCCTCAACCCAAGTGTACGTCCAGAGGACCAGAACACTCCCCTTATCCGAGATGCAATTTAA
- the LOC115192381 gene encoding neurofilament heavy polypeptide isoform X3 — protein MSNKVNYLPPADAPQEETSQPSPVAATLEDAITNNVEDPSQPRANVDPEIQDSAREDRNELPPGAKDVELKSKKEEAKRPSTTPEPTKQPSPAAVKATEDAVIKEARDSTGEDPNQLHADIDTGVQDSTREDKNKPPADPWDLKLQSKTTETSKPTIPEETSQPSPAAATLEDPSQPHANVDPEIQDSAREDRNELPPGAKDVELKSKKEEAKRPSTTPEPTKQPSPAAVKATEDAVIKEARDSTGEDPNQLHADIDTGVQDSTREDKNKPPADPWDLKLQSKTTETSKPTIPEETSQPSPAAATLEDAITNNVEDPSQPHANVDPEIQDSAREDRNELPPGAKDVELKSKKEEAKRPSTTPEPTKQPSPAAVKATEDAVIKEARDSTGEDPNQLHADIDTGVQDSTREDKNKPPADPWDLKLQSKTTETSKPTIPEETSQPSPAAATLEDATNEATDETTNDDTVFHNLTRADGNHPPAPKNVEHESKTKEKNRTTAPEITNQPRPSAAQTPADAVNDADKCRPGPKNYVITRQPKQQDYQTRSTMDKFFPVMTGNTLGSHKELINRLAAKRHLTEVTSPEESDVILAFCPIVSRAGTDVEAALQQIPAGKPVILVVLHHTFDPDYTVPDSSRLVTRGDVILTVDCLFHESKGLLECPRNEAVFKDILKNLDIRPETKKEAEANRAQKRQTVQPMEISCCDCFLNPSVRPEDQNTPLIRDAI, from the exons ATGCTATCACCAACAATGTCGAAGATCCAAGCCAACCTCGTGCAAATGTAGACCCTGAAATTCAGGACAGTGCAAGAGAAGACAGAAATGAACTTCCCCCAGGGGCCAAGGATGTTGAACTTAAAAGCAAAAAAGAAGAG GCAAAAAGGCCTAGTACTACTCCAGAACCAACCAAACAGCCCTCTCCAGCTGCTGTTAAAGCAACTGAAG ATGCTGTCATCAAGGAGGCCAGAGACTCAACAGGTGAAGATCCAAACCAGCTTCATGCAGATATAGACACTGGAGTTCAAGATAGTACAAGAGAAGACAAAAACAAACCTCCTGCAGACCCCTGGGATTTAAAACTCCAAAGCAAAACTACAGAG ACAAGTAAGCCCACTATTCCAGAAGAGACTAGTCAGCCCTCCCCAGCTGCTGCAACACTTGAAG ATCCAAGCCAACCTCATGCAAATGTAGACCCTGAAATTCAGGACAGTGCAAGAGAAGACAGAAATGAACTTCCCCCAGGGGCCAAGGATGTTGAACTTAAAAGCAAAAAAGAAGAG GCAAAAAGGCCTAGTACTACTCCAGAACCAACCAAACAGCCCTCTCCAGCTGCTGTTAAAGCAACTGAAG ATGCTGTCATCAAGGAGGCCAGAGACTCAACAGGTGAAGATCCAAACCAGCTTCATGCAGATATAGACACTGGAGTTCAAGATAGTACAAGAGAAGACAAAAACAAACCTCCTGCAGACCCCTGGGATTTAAAACTCCAAAGCAAAACTACAGAG ACAAGTAAGCCCACTATTCCAGAAGAGACTAGTCAGCCCTCCCCAGCTGCTGCAACACTTGAAG ATGCTATCACCAACAATGTCGAAGATCCAAGCCAACCTCATGCAAATGTAGACCCTGAAATTCAGGACAGTGCAAGAGAAGACAGAAATGAACTTCCCCCAGGGGCCAAGGATGTTGAACTTAAAAGCAAAAAAGAAGAG GCAAAAAGGCCTAGTACTACTCCAGAACCAACCAAACAGCCCTCTCCAGCTGCTGTTAAAGCAACTGAAG ATGCTGTCATCAAGGAGGCCAGAGACTCAACAGGTGAAGATCCAAACCAGCTTCATGCAGATATAGACACTGGAGTTCAAGATAGTACAAGAGAAGACAAAAACAAACCTCCTGCAGACCCCTGGGATTTAAAACTCCAAAGCAAAACTACAGAG ACAAGTAAGCCCACTATTCCAGAAGAGACTAGTCAGCCCTCCCCAGCTGCTGCAACACTTGAAG ATGCGACTAATGAGGCTACTGATGAGACTACTAACGACGACACTGTATTTCACAACCTTACAAGAGCAGATGGAAACCATCCCCCAGCCCCCAAGAATGTTGAACATGAAAGCAAAACTAAAGAG AAAAATAGGACTACTGCTCCAGAGATAACCAACCAGCCCCGCCCATCTGCAGCACAAACACCTGCAG ATGCTGTTAACGATGCTGACAAATGTCGTCCAGGTCCCAAAAACTATGTGATTACAAGACAACCTAAACAG CAGGACTATCAAACAA GATCGACGATGGACAAATTCTTCCCTGTTATGACTGGGAATACTCTGGGGTCTCATAAGGAATTAATTAATCGTCTCGCTGCCAAAAGACATTTAACTGAAGTGACGTCACCAGAGGAGAGTGATGTCATCCTGGCTTTCTGTCCCATCGTCTCTCGTGCTGGGACTGATGTTGAAGCAGCACTGCAGCAGATTCCAG CTGGTAAACCTGTCATTCTGGTAGTGCTGCATCACACCTTCGATCCAGACTACACTGTACCTGACAGTAGCAGACTAGTGACCAGAGGTGATGTAATACTCACAGTGGACTGTCTCTTCCATGAGAGCAAAGGACTACTGGAGTGTCCTCGCAATGAAGCAGTGTTCAAAGACATTTTGAAGAATCTTGACATACGTCCTGAG ACTAAAAAGGAAGCAGAAGCCAATAGGGCTCAGAAGAGGCAAACTGTACAGCCAATG GAGATAAGCTGTTGCGACTGTTTCCTCAACCCAAGTGTACGTCCAGAGGACCAGAACACTCCCCTTATCCGAGATGCAATTTAA
- the LOC115192381 gene encoding proteoglycan 4 isoform X7, which translates to MSNKVNYLPPADAPQEETSQPSPVAATLEDAITNNVEDPSQPRANVDPEIQDSAREDRNELPPGAKDVELKSKKEEAKRPSTTPEPTKQPSPAAVKATEDAVIKEARDSTGEDPNQLHADIDTGVQDSTREDKNKPPADPWDLKLQSKTTETSKPTIPEETSQPSPAAATLEDAITNNVEDPSQPHANVDPEIQDSAREDRNELPPGAKDVELKSKKEEAKRPSTTPEPTKQPSPAAVKATEDAVIKEARDSTGEDPNQLHADIDTGVQDSTREDKNKPPADPWDLKLQSKTTETSKPTIPEETSQPSPAAATLEDAITNNVEDPSQPHANVDPEIQDSAREDRNELPPGAKDVELKSKKEEAKRPSTTPEPTKQPSPAAVKATEDAVIKEARDSTGEDPNQLHADIDTGVQDSTREDKNKPPADPWDLKLQSKTTETSKPTIPEETSQPSPAAATLEDGNHPPAPKNVEHESKTKEKNRTTAPEITNQPRPSAAQTPADAVNDADKCRPGPKNYVITRQPKQQDYQTRSTMDKFFPVMTGNTLGSHKELINRLAAKRHLTEVTSPEESDVILAFCPIVSRAGTDVEAALQQIPAGKPVILVVLHHTFDPDYTVPDSSRLVTRGDVILTVDCLFHESKGLLECPRNEAVFKDILKNLDIRPETKKEAEANRAQKRQTVQPMEISCCDCFLNPSVRPEDQNTPLIRDAI; encoded by the exons ATGCTATCACCAACAATGTCGAAGATCCAAGCCAACCTCGTGCAAATGTAGACCCTGAAATTCAGGACAGTGCAAGAGAAGACAGAAATGAACTTCCCCCAGGGGCCAAGGATGTTGAACTTAAAAGCAAAAAAGAAGAG GCAAAAAGGCCTAGTACTACTCCAGAACCAACCAAACAGCCCTCTCCAGCTGCTGTTAAAGCAACTGAAG ATGCTGTCATCAAGGAGGCCAGAGACTCAACAGGTGAAGATCCAAACCAGCTTCATGCAGATATAGACACTGGAGTTCAAGATAGTACAAGAGAAGACAAAAACAAACCTCCTGCAGACCCCTGGGATTTAAAACTCCAAAGCAAAACTACAGAG ACAAGTAAGCCCACTATTCCAGAAGAGACTAGTCAGCCCTCCCCAGCTGCTGCAACACTTGAAG ATGCTATCACCAACAATGTCGAAGATCCAAGCCAACCTCATGCAAATGTAGACCCTGAAATTCAGGACAGTGCAAGAGAAGACAGAAATGAACTTCCCCCAGGGGCCAAGGATGTTGAACTTAAAAGCAAAAAAGAAGAG GCAAAAAGGCCTAGTACTACTCCAGAACCAACCAAACAGCCCTCTCCAGCTGCTGTTAAAGCAACTGAAG ATGCTGTCATCAAGGAGGCCAGAGACTCAACAGGTGAAGATCCAAACCAGCTTCATGCAGATATAGACACTGGAGTTCAAGATAGTACAAGAGAAGACAAAAACAAACCTCCTGCAGACCCCTGGGATTTAAAACTCCAAAGCAAAACTACAGAG ACAAGTAAGCCCACTATTCCAGAAGAGACTAGTCAGCCCTCCCCAGCTGCTGCAACACTTGAAG ATGCTATCACCAACAATGTCGAAGATCCAAGCCAACCTCATGCAAATGTAGACCCTGAAATTCAGGACAGTGCAAGAGAAGACAGAAATGAACTTCCCCCAGGGGCCAAGGATGTTGAACTTAAAAGCAAAAAAGAAGAG GCAAAAAGGCCTAGTACTACTCCAGAACCAACCAAACAGCCCTCTCCAGCTGCTGTTAAAGCAACTGAAG ATGCTGTCATCAAGGAGGCCAGAGACTCAACAGGTGAAGATCCAAACCAGCTTCATGCAGATATAGACACTGGAGTTCAAGATAGTACAAGAGAAGACAAAAACAAACCTCCTGCAGACCCCTGGGATTTAAAACTCCAAAGCAAAACTACAGAG ACAAGTAAGCCCACTATTCCAGAAGAGACTAGTCAGCCCTCCCCAGCTGCTGCAACACTTGAAG ATGGAAACCATCCCCCAGCCCCCAAGAATGTTGAACATGAAAGCAAAACTAAAGAG AAAAATAGGACTACTGCTCCAGAGATAACCAACCAGCCCCGCCCATCTGCAGCACAAACACCTGCAG ATGCTGTTAACGATGCTGACAAATGTCGTCCAGGTCCCAAAAACTATGTGATTACAAGACAACCTAAACAG CAGGACTATCAAACAA GATCGACGATGGACAAATTCTTCCCTGTTATGACTGGGAATACTCTGGGGTCTCATAAGGAATTAATTAATCGTCTCGCTGCCAAAAGACATTTAACTGAAGTGACGTCACCAGAGGAGAGTGATGTCATCCTGGCTTTCTGTCCCATCGTCTCTCGTGCTGGGACTGATGTTGAAGCAGCACTGCAGCAGATTCCAG CTGGTAAACCTGTCATTCTGGTAGTGCTGCATCACACCTTCGATCCAGACTACACTGTACCTGACAGTAGCAGACTAGTGACCAGAGGTGATGTAATACTCACAGTGGACTGTCTCTTCCATGAGAGCAAAGGACTACTGGAGTGTCCTCGCAATGAAGCAGTGTTCAAAGACATTTTGAAGAATCTTGACATACGTCCTGAG ACTAAAAAGGAAGCAGAAGCCAATAGGGCTCAGAAGAGGCAAACTGTACAGCCAATG GAGATAAGCTGTTGCGACTGTTTCCTCAACCCAAGTGTACGTCCAGAGGACCAGAACACTCCCCTTATCCGAGATGCAATTTAA
- the LOC115192381 gene encoding neurofilament heavy polypeptide isoform X5, translating to MSNKVNYLPPADAPQDAITNNVEDPSQPRANVDPEIQDSAREDRNELPPGAKDVELKSKKEEAKRPSTTPEPTKQPSPAAVKATEDAVIKEARDSTGEDPNQLHADIDTGVQDSTREDKNKPPADPWDLKLQSKTTETSKPTIPEETSQPSPAAATLEDAITNNVEDPSQPHANVDPEIQDSAREDRNELPPGAKDVELKSKKEEAKRPSTTPEPTKQPSPAAVKATEDAVIKEARDSTGEDPNQLHADIDTGVQDSTREDKNKPPADPWDLKLQSKTTETSKPTIPEETSQPSPAAATLEDAITNNVEDPSQPHANVDPEIQDSAREDRNELPPGAKDVELKSKKEEAKRPSTTPEPTKQPSPAAVKATEDAVIKEARDSTGEDPNQLHADIDTGVQDSTREDKNKPPADPWDLKLQSKTTETSKPTIPEETSQPSPAAATLEDATNEATDETTNDDTVFHNLTRADGNHPPAPKNVEHESKTKEKNRTTAPEITNQPRPSAAQTPADAVNDADKCRPGPKNYVITRQPKQQDYQTRSTMDKFFPVMTGNTLGSHKELINRLAAKRHLTEVTSPEESDVILAFCPIVSRAGTDVEAALQQIPAGKPVILVVLHHTFDPDYTVPDSSRLVTRGDVILTVDCLFHESKGLLECPRNEAVFKDILKNLDIRPETKKEAEANRAQKRQTVQPMEISCCDCFLNPSVRPEDQNTPLIRDAI from the exons ATGCTATCACCAACAATGTCGAAGATCCAAGCCAACCTCGTGCAAATGTAGACCCTGAAATTCAGGACAGTGCAAGAGAAGACAGAAATGAACTTCCCCCAGGGGCCAAGGATGTTGAACTTAAAAGCAAAAAAGAAGAG GCAAAAAGGCCTAGTACTACTCCAGAACCAACCAAACAGCCCTCTCCAGCTGCTGTTAAAGCAACTGAAG ATGCTGTCATCAAGGAGGCCAGAGACTCAACAGGTGAAGATCCAAACCAGCTTCATGCAGATATAGACACTGGAGTTCAAGATAGTACAAGAGAAGACAAAAACAAACCTCCTGCAGACCCCTGGGATTTAAAACTCCAAAGCAAAACTACAGAG ACAAGTAAGCCCACTATTCCAGAAGAGACTAGTCAGCCCTCCCCAGCTGCTGCAACACTTGAAG ATGCTATCACCAACAATGTCGAAGATCCAAGCCAACCTCATGCAAATGTAGACCCTGAAATTCAGGACAGTGCAAGAGAAGACAGAAATGAACTTCCCCCAGGGGCCAAGGATGTTGAACTTAAAAGCAAAAAAGAAGAG GCAAAAAGGCCTAGTACTACTCCAGAACCAACCAAACAGCCCTCTCCAGCTGCTGTTAAAGCAACTGAAG ATGCTGTCATCAAGGAGGCCAGAGACTCAACAGGTGAAGATCCAAACCAGCTTCATGCAGATATAGACACTGGAGTTCAAGATAGTACAAGAGAAGACAAAAACAAACCTCCTGCAGACCCCTGGGATTTAAAACTCCAAAGCAAAACTACAGAG ACAAGTAAGCCCACTATTCCAGAAGAGACTAGTCAGCCCTCCCCAGCTGCTGCAACACTTGAAG ATGCTATCACCAACAATGTCGAAGATCCAAGCCAACCTCATGCAAATGTAGACCCTGAAATTCAGGACAGTGCAAGAGAAGACAGAAATGAACTTCCCCCAGGGGCCAAGGATGTTGAACTTAAAAGCAAAAAAGAAGAG GCAAAAAGGCCTAGTACTACTCCAGAACCAACCAAACAGCCCTCTCCAGCTGCTGTTAAAGCAACTGAAG ATGCTGTCATCAAGGAGGCCAGAGACTCAACAGGTGAAGATCCAAACCAGCTTCATGCAGATATAGACACTGGAGTTCAAGATAGTACAAGAGAAGACAAAAACAAACCTCCTGCAGACCCCTGGGATTTAAAACTCCAAAGCAAAACTACAGAG ACAAGTAAGCCCACTATTCCAGAAGAGACTAGTCAGCCCTCCCCAGCTGCTGCAACACTTGAAG ATGCGACTAATGAGGCTACTGATGAGACTACTAACGACGACACTGTATTTCACAACCTTACAAGAGCAGATGGAAACCATCCCCCAGCCCCCAAGAATGTTGAACATGAAAGCAAAACTAAAGAG AAAAATAGGACTACTGCTCCAGAGATAACCAACCAGCCCCGCCCATCTGCAGCACAAACACCTGCAG ATGCTGTTAACGATGCTGACAAATGTCGTCCAGGTCCCAAAAACTATGTGATTACAAGACAACCTAAACAG CAGGACTATCAAACAA GATCGACGATGGACAAATTCTTCCCTGTTATGACTGGGAATACTCTGGGGTCTCATAAGGAATTAATTAATCGTCTCGCTGCCAAAAGACATTTAACTGAAGTGACGTCACCAGAGGAGAGTGATGTCATCCTGGCTTTCTGTCCCATCGTCTCTCGTGCTGGGACTGATGTTGAAGCAGCACTGCAGCAGATTCCAG CTGGTAAACCTGTCATTCTGGTAGTGCTGCATCACACCTTCGATCCAGACTACACTGTACCTGACAGTAGCAGACTAGTGACCAGAGGTGATGTAATACTCACAGTGGACTGTCTCTTCCATGAGAGCAAAGGACTACTGGAGTGTCCTCGCAATGAAGCAGTGTTCAAAGACATTTTGAAGAATCTTGACATACGTCCTGAG ACTAAAAAGGAAGCAGAAGCCAATAGGGCTCAGAAGAGGCAAACTGTACAGCCAATG GAGATAAGCTGTTGCGACTGTTTCCTCAACCCAAGTGTACGTCCAGAGGACCAGAACACTCCCCTTATCCGAGATGCAATTTAA